The DNA region GAGTTGCAGACATCCATCCTtagattatttctaataagcaTTTTTATGCGACGATCTAATGCTTCGGAGGTTTTAGGTGAGAAAAACTGCACGTCGTACTTCGCCAAAACGGCATAACAATTATATGGGAATTTCGGGCTAATCGgtccaaaagaaaaaattttgaactcgaaaaataaccggtctttttttacttttaaagtgCTTTACCGTAAAGCTGGGGCTATCcagtcaaaaaattttatatgcaggAATTTCTGGCACTTTATGGGCTCACGAAtagtcaaaagaaaaaaaaaatagctcataaaataatggatgttaattaaacagttaatTCTGTCGATTCCTAGTACTGAAATTTCAGGCTTTTTATGGGATAATTTCggcctaaaaataaaaattttgggctcaaaaaataaccgttttttttttttttattttttaagtgcgGGGTGTCCTCACCTGGAGGTTTTTCTCCTTCGCTCACCTCGTTCTCCATGAATtcgaaaacttttaattgtttttgatacCACTGgttttaaaacaagaaataataatttttttgcgaTCTtcctgaataattttattttttaaatctgccGACAAACGTTGACCATATTATACGTGTATGCAAGATATAAATACGACTGAATATTCGAGTCGCTTTAATTTTGtcgattatatttttttgatttttaaaaatgattgaataaaaacaGATTCCCCCCTACTGAACGTAAACAATAGTGGGACATAATTGAACTAAGAGAAAAAAAGTAGTGGGcttgaataaatgttttataatttagtttttaaacattttatataatatttaaggtaGTCACTCTTGTTTTGTCCGATACTATGTATGACACAgttatcattttatcattatctGTTTGGTGACTATTGTAtgcattaacatttttatatgatatttataaactaacaataaatgtttacaatttataactatGATTTATGAGATTTAaatctcaatttttattaaaaataaattttatttgttttagtgaTAAGGTTTGAAACTTtgccaaaaattgtaaatgttcttttttctaaacaactaatttaaatttctgtgTAATATTATTCAGTTAAACGTGCTTAGATAAAATGTATGAAGGATTTAATGTCattgaaatacattaatatttcgtattatttataatatttattaatttgaatacaacAGCATTTACACATTAAGGTCCCCTtcctaataactttttattggaAGAAGATATTGACTTCGAATAAGAACCATGCAAGATGTTAATCCAACTAAACTTGCCACAGAGTTGATGTATGCCAAATTGTCCAGTAtagtaatatagtaaataGATAGTATCAGTCTATTCAATTGTAATTTACTGGTTATAATCGGGTGAATATGTTGTGTTAGATAAACttctaataaaactaatcATTGTTTATTTCACACGTTTTTTTACAATCAAGATTTAATATGCAAAACCGTTTATAAAGTaatcaataaatcaaaacaTTTGCCAAAAAGTGTGAGCTGCCTTCAGatatcaaaaatacaaaaatagatttacCGACACTTCCAGgtacattcaatttaaaattgcatcCGCCAATCACTTTCAAATACTAAAGAAACAAACGTGATgttgacaaataaatattggaacCGTGACAATAGAAACTACTGTATTTAAACCAAGAcaagaaaatttgtttaccataataaattctataagtTTATGTATTAACCATAAAATTGTACCAACTGTATGTtccaaaatggaaaaaatgcatgataattatatttcgcATAGGTAATTGACGCACTCCAAGATTGTTTGTGTGTTAAGGCAGTGTAACCTATTTTAATAGCGCCACGAAAACCTACATCAGCGTGGACGCAGCACGGCGCTGCAACCAGAATAAACTACTGCAGTTAGCAGGGAAGGAGACGGCAGATCGTTGAAGAGATGCATTTTTCAGTCTAATTCCGCGCGGATGCGATATTTTCGTATTCCGGGCCGAGTCAAACGACAAAACGCACGGCGACAGAACTAAGTGCTTCCAATCAGAGCGACGAGACGGAAAAACCGTTTTTTGTTGTGATTATGTGACAGAAAATGCGTGCCAAAATTAATTGGACACCACATGTAAGATCAGGCTTTTTCGTTTTCCGCTAAATCCAATCGAGATGTatcgttttgttttttgtttgttgatgGTGCTGTGATTCGGTCATCCCATGAATTGTCCTGCGTACTTGTTTAACAAGTTAAGTGTTTACAGTTGAAGTCCATTTGGAATAATTAAGTTCTTCGGAAAACATCCTCTTAGCCTGTAAAATGttctcaaaaatattagaaatactaTTTCTCTTCTCCTCTTCTAAAccagatttttataatatgagGTTCTAGGATTTAAAATGGTCATATTTGCTGACTTATATTGTCTTGGCCCAAATAGACCAttcacaaatatcaaaattatataaaatttaataaaaaaaagttattggcgttgaaaatttctatttcaatCCGAGGATGCATCCATCATGCCAATTAATATCCGGAAACTTATGAATGCACGTTtcgacataatttattttaaaaatttcagctGAGCAAACGACGACCAACAACAAACAGCGGCTACAACATCAAGCTCCAAGCCGGTTGAATCTAAAGAGGCGGTTCGTTCCGTACAGAGATTCAGTCCTGACATGGCTGTTAAAAGATACACTCGCAGGAAACTCAAACACGGTTATGATAGCgagtaagttattttaatattctaagtAGAATTCATACATCATTACACGTAAAAGTGTTGGTCTGCCTTTCCTATTGGAGCATCTAaacttaattcaataattattaatttgtagcaTTTAATTATCGTAATGTGTTCATTGTTTGAGTAACTACTTAAGTGTAATTTAAAGACCATATTAAGTACAAACTGAAATCTGATAGATTAAGTATTCAATCACCATCTTGGATTCCGCACAAAAATAGAGTTGTTTTGATAGCATTCCCGTTTGTTCCAGCGGTATCGCCATCGAGCTCCTGTTACAGTGAGTCCGTGAACACATTGAGGTTCGGGCAAAGAGCCAAACTCATCCGTTCTCAGCCCGTATTGCACGTGGAGGACCCCAATGAAGCCACTATTCGTGAATTGAGAGCAGAAATTGCCCGACTGAGAGAACTCCTCAAACTTCAAAGCCAGGTACATTAACGCCTTCCCGTCTTCAAATCCATTAACGCACCATCTTTTAAAGCATTTCAGTACCCatctaatttataacatttctcATTTTAGTTAACTCCTGTGAATCTTAAAGACCCAATGTTTGAAGCTCCGACCACATTTTCAACAGAAGTTGACGACAAATTGCCACGTACAAACAATACAGTTTACGATAATGACAGTGGGCTTAATACGGGAATAAGTGACACTTCAAGTTGCTCCTCCGTTAATTTAGAAACTGATGACAGTGAAAGTGCGAATCATTTTCCCGAACTAAATTTAAGTGACGTAAATCTTGAAAGTTCCATAGAACTAACTGATACCTTAAGTTTAGAGAACATACCAAAAGTTACTTCCGATCTCAAGGAAAATCAGTGTCAATCAGAAACGAAATCCGAAGCTAGTAACAAAGATCAGATTACCACCGAAACCTTGGTGCCTTTAATGAACGTATCAAGTACTGTAcagaacaaaaaacaaaagctGCATCGAACCTTCAGTGTAGACCAGCAAATCACCATGGAAAAAGACAAACCAAAATTGTTTGGCTCCCATGAGAACATCCGAAAAGCAAGCGTATCATCTCTACCACCGCTTGTACGCAGACAATCACTAGTAAAGAATAAATCTCCAAAGCAATCGCCAAAAAGGAAGCCTCCTGAGATCAATAAAGTCGACAAAGCTAGCACGACTGAGAAAAGTGTTAAGGCAAAAGTTGATTCCATAAGGCGACTACCAACTAAGCCTCGAGCTCAAATGATAGCGGCCGTGACCAATCGGCTTTACAgtaaatcaaagaaaaaagaGGTTGCAACAGACACGGACGACATTAACTCCTATCAGCTTCCAAATCCAAGAGAAACGTCCATTTGCACGAATGCGAGGTTCAGATTGAGGGAGCTTACACAAAGGGCTCTGAGAGCCCACAGAAACAAGCATGTGGAAATTCAAACAGACAATTTACCTATCCTACGTGTCAAAGAAACATGTACGGACGTGGACGATCTGAAGGTGGCTTTGCTTGAGATTAAGGACAGCGAAACTTGCACCGATCAAATTTCTATGGTCGATAAATCCACCGACTGCAACCTTATGAACTATCAGACAACTGGAAACAATGGACTTACAATCAGCAGATCTTGCGGGGTTCAAGTTAAAGAGGATAATGAGAAACCGGGGACTAGCAGTGTGTCGTTTGCTAAATACTTGACGAACTTACAAGAGCCGACTTACGAAATAATATCGGAGTCGTGTCCGAACAATCCAATTTACACCAGTTCAGTGAACATAAACATATCGCACAATTACATAAATAGCAACAGAACAGGTGATACCATATCGGACGATAGTTTGGAGGATAGCacacaaaatgttaatttaccaACACCAGATTTAATCAGCAATCATAATTCTCTGGAACAGAATGCATTATCTGGAAACGACGTACCGGTAAACAGTAATGATCCGTTGAACGTGAAATATGCAGACATAACGGCTCTACCCATTACGGCAGATGAATGCTTGAAAGAGGACTTTTTCGTTTATCCTGACGTTTTCCAGGCCACCTGCAAGGTTAGTCCACCATTAAAAGAACAGATCACGAATATTGACATACCAAAAATATGTGCTGCTGAAATTTGTTTGCTAAAGAGATTGGATGACTATTGTCAACCCTTCATAACAGATGCCCCAACGTTGGCGAAGCCCGTTGTGATAGAACCGAAAGAAGCGAGTTGTGTAGAATGTGTGACAGTCAAGGAACCGTTGATTTTGAAGTCAATTATGCGCCAAATAAACAACTATCCCGAAATACAAGACGACATTACCTCAAACAACTCCAGCATCGAAGACTCGTGTTGCGAAATACCCGATTCTTTAGAGTATCACAtggcaaataataaaaaagtccaTTTCCGAAAGGAAAGAAAACAGTCTGACAATCAGCGAATGATAAAAGCCATGTCTTCGTTCTTGGAGGAAGCCACCACTCTGATGTCTAACTTAGCAGCTGTTGCAGTAAAAACTGAACGCCCCGTCTCCAGCATTCAGGACGAATTCGATTTACAAGTAACGGTGAACGACATATCCGGACTGAAAAGGTTCGCAAACCGACCGAGGAAGGTCAAAAGACAAAAACCTTCCGACCACGCCGAAACACAAACGGATAAAATATTGCAGGGACACAATTTCACGCAAACTTATTCGGCTCAATATTCCGACAGCTTCACTCAGTACGGCAAGTCGATTCCCGTAAATAAATTCGAGGCGTTGCTCGAGGACTCGTGCAGAAGACTGGgggagaaaattaattttataccggAGAGAATGACCTCTTCCGCTTGTTCGCTCCACGAGGAAGTTTCCGACAGGTTGTCGCAACCGTTCTCGTTCAATCCTTGGGACTTGAGCAGCACTTCGAATTACGTCGAGGACTCCTCGTTGGAAAGTAATCCGGTAACTTTTTCGGACTACGGCAGTTTGCCGAGGAGGAGTTACCGAAGACACAGGGCACCGAGTTGCAGTCCGAGCGCTTATTTAAAGCAGCTGACTTCGTTGCGGAAACAAGTCATTGAATCGTCCAGAGAAGAATTGGTGAACAATTCAAACTGATGGACCTCTTTAATGTGGTGTgtgaaaactattaataatgtatCTTGGATAGTGTTGTAAATTTTCGATTTGTTTTTGGAAAACAtacttgtttataattatatcgaCATTAAGATTTGTAAATGATTTGtgaaattaattctattttcattttaatgataGACATTgcatttttacaactttttaaatattaaatatagaatttaaaactgttgatCAAGTTTGTtcgaaaatatgtttttatggtTTACaggtttaaaaatgtatttttgacaatgttaatattaagaatGGTTTTCTGTGTGTaaatgtacatattaaaaattgtaatattttttatatttatcgtcTTGACAATGTTgctattatattaatagtaattttaccAGCCTTAACTTCTAACTGTGTAACAGTTCAAATAAAGtttgttcattaatttattcctaatctgtttgttttatttgataagaTAAGTTTAAGCattatggaaattttatttatactgtaGTAAAACTTCCTCCAGTATATTTTCCTGTTATTAACtggaaaaatcttaattaaacatCTGAGATGCACATAAAACTAGCGCATGGTGATTAGTTGGATATTTAAACGACATTTTCCACGGCGCAACTTTTCAAATAGGCAATTAAATTGTGACATAAAATCGTGCCAGGCACCatgaaaagcttaattatGGCAATTTTGCATTTTACACAACAATTgtgtattcaaattattataaggcTGTTGGTTTTTCACCGTTGGGACATACTTTGCACAGTCGTATCATATCATTAGTGCTCTGCATGTTGGCGATGATTTTACTGTTCAGTTATGAAAAtgtttcacatttaaaatgtcagCGCAAATATGCCCTCATAAATTTGATGCATTGTCACTGTTTCATAATTACCCTAGTTCGAGGGACTAAAAACTATTCTAGTTGATAAATGTTCTATCACACTTAAAATTCACACATACATTTCAAGAAAATTGATTCATTGAATTAATGATGTTATTGACTTTAATttaccttttaatttttttagttaaaaaaataaaatttattaagtaaaaatacaaaattttagtacattgttttcttttttcaatggacaaacTTTTTACTTTGTGGACTTTTATTACTCTCTGTGAATTTACATTGATTATTTACTAGCGATCTTTTGCTtaccataattatttaattattagtcgAACTAAAGCTGTAAGAAAACATTACCAATATCGAGAGATGGTTAAGAGTTTTCGGCTAAACATACACCATCAAAACTCTTGAACACCCTAATATTTTTGGATACtaattgtacataatttgttgctttATTAGAAAGGTTTTTAagcatatttgtttatttggttTGGTGTAACACTGAtagaaaggaaaataaaaagaaattagaaCTAAAAacgtagtttattaaaatttgtatgtctGTTCTGAAGGAATGAATTAATCCGCCGGGGcattgacaaaattaaattattgatgtcTTCTTATGAAGTCTTGAATTGATACAGTTAGCTCCTGAGGAGTTGTCAAGGCACTCTTGATGGCCGTCTGAATCTTAAATTAGCATCAGCAAGTCGTCGTCAGATTTTAGGTGCAGAAATCAGTCTTCTAAACTGTTTTCTTACAGTTGGGACAGTAACATTACGATTGCATCGTACAAAATTAGCTTACATTTGTTACTCTTGGATGTCCACAACCTAGTCTTCTATGCACAGTTCCTCTTGAAATAAT from Aethina tumida isolate Nest 87 chromosome 1, icAetTumi1.1, whole genome shotgun sequence includes:
- the LOC109598492 gene encoding kinesin heavy chain-like; this translates as MTHLKVAVRVRPLSQRETDSISVIDVENGCTIAITNVKVPEQNAGDSRERTRRFTFDYAFEETSTQDQVFEAIESVIGKAIKNRYHSCVLAYGQSSSGKTHTMMGFPHDPGLTPKLCEKLFDYLEETAVGNEVSEMKISVSYLEIYNEKVRDLLCRDVEKKVHKPLKVREHPKKGPYVQGLTEHPVGSSNDLIGCLEIGNNRRRVAATFNNPRSSRSHSVFSVCYGGVKLHLVDLAGSERAEHGCYGTCRFREGANINKSLVALGNVISALAEQTTTNNKQRLQHQAPSRLNLKRRFVPYRDSVLTWLLKDTLAGNSNTVMIATVSPSSSCYSESVNTLRFGQRAKLIRSQPVLHVEDPNEATIRELRAEIARLRELLKLQSQLTPVNLKDPMFEAPTTFSTEVDDKLPRTNNTVYDNDSGLNTGISDTSSCSSVNLETDDSESANHFPELNLSDVNLESSIELTDTLSLENIPKVTSDLKENQCQSETKSEASNKDQITTETLVPLMNVSSTVQNKKQKLHRTFSVDQQITMEKDKPKLFGSHENIRKASVSSLPPLVRRQSLVKNKSPKQSPKRKPPEINKVDKASTTEKSVKAKVDSIRRLPTKPRAQMIAAVTNRLYSKSKKKEVATDTDDINSYQLPNPRETSICTNARFRLRELTQRALRAHRNKHVEIQTDNLPILRVKETCTDVDDLKVALLEIKDSETCTDQISMVDKSTDCNLMNYQTTGNNGLTISRSCGVQVKEDNEKPGTSSVSFAKYLTNLQEPTYEIISESCPNNPIYTSSVNINISHNYINSNRTGDTISDDSLEDSTQNVNLPTPDLISNHNSLEQNALSGNDVPVNSNDPLNVKYADITALPITADECLKEDFFVYPDVFQATCKVSPPLKEQITNIDIPKICAAEICLLKRLDDYCQPFITDAPTLAKPVVIEPKEASCVECVTVKEPLILKSIMRQINNYPEIQDDITSNNSSIEDSCCEIPDSLEYHMANNKKVHFRKERKQSDNQRMIKAMSSFLEEATTLMSNLAAVAVKTERPVSSIQDEFDLQVTVNDISGLKRFANRPRKVKRQKPSDHAETQTDKILQGHNFTQTYSAQYSDSFTQYGKSIPVNKFEALLEDSCRRLGEKINFIPERMTSSACSLHEEVSDRLSQPFSFNPWDLSSTSNYVEDSSLESNPVTFSDYGSLPRRSYRRHRAPSCSPSAYLKQLTSLRKQVIESSREELVNNSN